A region from the Leptolyngbyaceae cyanobacterium genome encodes:
- the carB gene encoding carbamoyl-phosphate synthase large subunit: MPRRNDLRKILLLGSGPIVIGQACEFDYSGTQACKALRSEGYEVVLVNSNPATIMTDPETADRTYIEPLTPEMVEKVIAKERPDALLPTMGGQTALNLAVALSKNGVLERYGVELIGAKLDAIEKAEDRQLFKEAMEKIGVAVCPSGIACNLNEAKEIAHKIGSYPLIIRPAFTMGGTGGGIAYNQEEFEEMAQVGIDASPVSQILIEKSLLGWKEYELEVMRDLADNVVIICSIENIDPMGIHTGDSITVAPAQTLTDKEYQRLRDASIKIIREIGVETGGSNIQFAVNPVNGDVIVIEMNPRVSRSSALASKATGFPIAKFAAKLAVGYTLDEISNDITKKTPASFEPTIDYVVTKIPRFAFEKFPGTPATLTTQMKSVGEAMAIGRTFQESFQKALRSLETGRAGWGCDKAEKLPSLEQIRALLRTPNPERIFTLRHAMLMGMTVEDIYELTGIDPWFLDKVQELLETEKLLKRTPLNEISKEKLLAVKQLGFSDRQIAFATKTTEDEVRAYRQSLGVVPVYKTVDTCAAEFEAFTPYHYSAYELGQSVVAADHGENGSAIDNSESEVRPSDKQKVMILGGGPNRIGQGIEFDYCCCHASYALRAGGFETIMVNSNPETVSTDYDTSDRLYFEPLTKEDVLNIIETEKPVGIIIQFGGQTPLKLAVPLQEFLTKHPELGTKIWGTSPDSIDIAEDRERFDEIVHKLKLLTAPNGIARSEEEALTIARRIGYPVVVRPSYVLGGRAMEIVYSDRDLERYMTMAVQVEPDKPVLIDKFLENAIEVDVDAIADATGKVVIGGIMEHIEQAGIHSGDSACTLPTTSLSPAVLDVIRDQTIRLAKSLNVIGLMNVQYAISGAHGYSPQVYILEANPRASRTVPFVSKAIGVPLAKMASLIMSGKTLDELGLTQEILPRHIAVKEAVLPFDKFPNTDTLLGPEMRSTGEVMGIDTDFGKAFTKASLAANVRLPLSGTVFVSMNDRDKIAVVPVVKQLMNLGFNIMATDGTRRVLKENGLNVDLVLKVHEGRPHVVDAIKNEKIQLILNTPSGEEAATDARLLRRTALSYKVPVITTIAGAQATAAAIGRLQSSPLDVKAIQDYHQN; this comes from the coding sequence ATGCCTCGTCGCAATGACCTCCGCAAAATCCTGCTGTTGGGCTCCGGCCCAATTGTAATTGGCCAAGCCTGTGAATTTGACTATTCTGGTACTCAGGCTTGCAAAGCACTCCGCAGTGAAGGCTACGAGGTGGTGTTGGTAAACTCCAACCCAGCCACCATCATGACCGACCCAGAAACGGCAGACCGCACATATATTGAGCCGTTGACACCGGAAATGGTCGAAAAAGTGATCGCCAAAGAACGCCCCGATGCTTTGCTACCCACAATGGGCGGTCAAACAGCACTCAATTTAGCCGTAGCCTTATCGAAAAATGGAGTTTTAGAACGCTACGGCGTAGAATTAATCGGTGCCAAACTAGACGCGATCGAAAAAGCCGAAGACCGCCAATTATTTAAAGAAGCAATGGAAAAAATCGGCGTTGCTGTTTGTCCTTCTGGTATCGCCTGCAACCTCAACGAAGCAAAAGAAATTGCCCACAAAATTGGTTCTTATCCTTTAATTATTCGCCCAGCCTTTACGATGGGAGGTACGGGTGGCGGCATCGCCTACAACCAAGAAGAATTTGAAGAAATGGCTCAAGTTGGGATAGATGCTAGCCCGGTTTCCCAAATTTTGATCGAAAAATCTCTTTTGGGCTGGAAAGAATATGAATTAGAAGTAATGCGAGACCTAGCAGATAACGTCGTGATTATCTGTTCGATCGAAAACATCGACCCGATGGGCATTCACACAGGTGACTCGATTACCGTTGCACCAGCCCAAACTTTAACCGATAAAGAATATCAACGCCTGAGAGATGCGTCGATCAAAATTATCCGGGAAATCGGCGTCGAAACTGGTGGTTCTAATATTCAATTTGCCGTTAATCCGGTGAACGGAGACGTAATCGTTATTGAAATGAACCCCCGCGTTTCTCGTTCCTCTGCATTAGCTTCTAAAGCTACTGGTTTCCCGATCGCTAAATTTGCCGCTAAACTAGCTGTCGGTTACACTCTCGATGAAATTAGTAATGATATCACTAAGAAAACTCCCGCTTCATTTGAGCCAACCATTGATTATGTAGTAACTAAAATTCCTCGCTTTGCATTTGAAAAATTTCCCGGCACGCCAGCCACTTTAACTACCCAAATGAAATCGGTAGGAGAAGCAATGGCGATCGGTCGTACATTCCAAGAATCTTTCCAAAAAGCATTAAGAAGTTTGGAAACTGGTCGGGCTGGTTGGGGTTGCGATAAAGCCGAAAAATTACCTTCCCTAGAACAAATTCGTGCTTTATTACGTACACCAAATCCAGAGAGAATTTTCACTCTCCGCCACGCCATGCTGATGGGAATGACGGTAGAAGATATCTACGAATTAACAGGAATCGACCCTTGGTTTTTGGATAAAGTGCAGGAATTGCTGGAAACTGAGAAATTGCTTAAACGTACTCCTCTCAACGAAATTAGCAAAGAAAAGTTATTGGCAGTTAAGCAATTAGGATTTAGCGATCGCCAAATTGCTTTTGCTACTAAAACCACGGAAGATGAAGTTCGTGCCTATCGCCAAAGTTTAGGAGTCGTACCAGTTTACAAAACAGTTGATACCTGTGCGGCTGAATTTGAAGCATTTACTCCTTATCACTATTCCGCTTATGAATTAGGTCAATCAGTAGTGGCTGCGGATCATGGTGAAAACGGAAGTGCGATCGATAATAGCGAATCGGAAGTCAGACCATCTGATAAACAAAAAGTGATGATTTTGGGAGGAGGCCCGAATCGGATCGGTCAGGGGATTGAGTTCGATTATTGTTGCTGCCATGCTTCCTATGCGTTGCGAGCAGGCGGATTTGAAACAATTATGGTAAACTCAAATCCAGAAACAGTTTCCACTGACTATGATACGAGCGATCGCCTTTATTTTGAACCCCTAACTAAGGAAGATGTTCTCAATATTATCGAGACGGAAAAACCTGTTGGTATTATCATCCAATTTGGCGGTCAAACTCCCTTAAAATTAGCAGTTCCTCTCCAAGAATTCCTCACTAAACATCCAGAATTGGGTACAAAAATTTGGGGAACTTCCCCCGATTCGATCGACATTGCTGAAGACAGGGAACGATTTGATGAAATCGTTCATAAATTGAAACTTTTAACTGCACCAAATGGTATTGCACGTTCGGAAGAAGAAGCACTCACCATTGCACGACGCATCGGTTATCCGGTAGTAGTACGTCCTAGCTACGTTTTAGGCGGACGGGCGATGGAAATCGTCTACTCGGATCGAGATTTGGAACGTTACATGACTATGGCGGTACAGGTAGAACCTGACAAACCAGTGTTAATTGATAAGTTCTTGGAAAATGCGATCGAAGTTGACGTGGATGCGATCGCAGATGCCACTGGTAAAGTAGTAATCGGTGGCATCATGGAACACATCGAACAAGCAGGTATTCACTCCGGCGACTCCGCTTGTACCCTCCCCACCACTTCTCTATCCCCCGCCGTTTTAGATGTCATTCGCGATCAAACCATCCGTTTAGCAAAATCTCTCAACGTCATTGGTTTGATGAACGTGCAATACGCCATTTCTGGTGCCCACGGTTACTCACCCCAAGTTTACATCTTAGAAGCTAACCCCAGAGCATCCCGCACCGTGCCATTTGTTTCCAAAGCAATTGGCGTACCTTTAGCAAAAATGGCTTCTTTAATTATGTCGGGTAAAACTTTAGATGAATTGGGATTAACCCAAGAAATCCTCCCCCGCCATATCGCCGTCAAAGAAGCTGTATTGCCCTTTGATAAATTCCCCAATACAGATACCTTACTTGGCCCGGAAATGCGTTCTACTGGTGAAGTAATGGGCATCGATACGGATTTTGGTAAGGCATTTACCAAAGCATCATTAGCAGCAAATGTGCGTTTACCCTTATCGGGAACCGTCTTTGTTTCCATGAACGATCGCGATAAAATAGCCGTCGTGCCAGTCGTCAAACAACTAATGAATTTAGGCTTCAATATTATGGCGACAGACGGCACTCGTCGCGTCTTGAAAGAAAACGGTTTAAATGTAGATTTGGTGCTGAAAGTTCATGAAGGGCGTCCTCACGTCGTTGACGCAATTAAAAATGAGAAAATTCAACTCATTCTTAACACCCCTTCTGGCGAAGAAGCCGCCACTGACGCCCGTTTGTTACGTCGTACCGCCCTCTCTTATAAAGTGCCCGTGATTACCACTATTGCTGGGGCGCAAGCAACTGCGGCTGCCATTGGACGTTTGCAATCTTCACCACTGGATGTAAAGGCAATTCAAGATTACCATCAGAATTAA
- a CDS encoding MFS transporter, with protein MLPTDPSAASGSGFRALFKNQPFMILWSGQILSQIADKVFLILLISLVANYRVPDILLNSELMRNSQSPNALLNSIVMIANTVPAILFGVAAGIFVDRFDKRQIMWITNLMRGLLTIALALLPKQFGILLAIAFLESILTQFFAPAEQAAIPLLVPRERLMSANALFTTTMMGSLIVGFIVGKPLISLATTLGGNYGPELAVGGLYVLAAMLLYGIPVKEKIAPTTWFAIDPLEDFKVGMRYVMQDRLVYNAMVQLTILYSVFAALTVLSINMAQEIGLNQDEFGFLLAAAGVGLVFGAGLLGHWGDRFHHKPLPLIGFMSMAFVLAVFTYADRLWLGLALSVLLGIGASLVGVPMQTLIQRQTPESMRGKVFGFQNNIVNIALSLPLVIAGLLTAKFGLQMVLIGMSIIVSAVAVWAWRSTRDVLQDLI; from the coding sequence ATGTTGCCAACTGACCCTTCTGCTGCTTCCGGTAGCGGATTTCGCGCCCTGTTTAAAAATCAACCCTTCATGATACTGTGGAGCGGCCAGATATTGTCCCAGATCGCGGATAAGGTCTTTTTAATTTTGTTGATTAGCTTGGTGGCGAATTATCGAGTTCCAGATATTTTGCTCAACTCGGAATTGATGCGGAACTCTCAATCACCGAATGCCTTGCTTAATTCGATCGTGATGATTGCCAATACGGTACCGGCAATTTTGTTTGGCGTGGCGGCTGGCATTTTTGTCGATCGCTTTGACAAGCGGCAAATCATGTGGATCACCAATTTGATGCGAGGATTGTTAACCATAGCCCTTGCCTTACTGCCCAAGCAATTTGGTATTTTGTTAGCGATCGCGTTTTTGGAATCGATCCTCACCCAATTTTTTGCCCCCGCAGAACAAGCGGCAATTCCCCTATTAGTGCCGCGAGAGAGGTTGATGTCAGCCAATGCTCTTTTTACCACTACCATGATGGGTTCTTTGATCGTAGGGTTTATCGTCGGAAAACCTTTGATTAGTTTGGCTACCACTCTAGGGGGAAATTACGGGCCAGAATTAGCAGTCGGTGGATTGTACGTGTTGGCAGCAATGCTACTTTACGGAATTCCAGTTAAAGAAAAGATCGCACCTACCACTTGGTTTGCGATCGACCCTTTGGAAGATTTCAAAGTCGGAATGCGCTACGTCATGCAAGACCGCTTGGTATATAACGCGATGGTGCAATTGACCATTCTTTACTCGGTATTCGCGGCTTTAACCGTTTTATCGATTAATATGGCTCAAGAAATTGGCTTGAATCAAGACGAGTTTGGTTTTTTACTAGCAGCAGCCGGAGTGGGACTGGTATTTGGGGCCGGACTGTTGGGGCACTGGGGCGATCGCTTCCATCACAAGCCCTTACCCTTAATCGGTTTTATGAGTATGGCTTTTGTATTAGCTGTATTTACTTATGCCGATCGCCTGTGGTTAGGTTTAGCACTCAGCGTATTATTGGGAATCGGTGCTTCCCTAGTGGGAGTCCCCATGCAAACCCTCATTCAGCGACAAACACCAGAATCAATGCGCGGCAAGGTGTTTGGTTTTCAGAATAATATAGTAAATATTGCCCTCAGCTTACCCCTGGTAATCGCAGGGCTGTTAACTGCTAAATTCGGACTCCAGATGGTTCTCATCGGTATGAGCATTATAGTTAGCGCCGTCGCAGTCTGGGCGTGGCGAAGTACTCGCGACGTATTGCAAGATCTGATTTAG
- the ilvB gene encoding biosynthetic-type acetolactate synthase large subunit — protein MSSQTMSQSISNSGGEICSTQSVRRATGAFALLDSLKRHGVKHIFGYPGGAILPIYDEVYRTEAAGDIQHILVRHEQGAAHAADGYARATGKVGVCFGTSGPGATNLVTGIATAHMDSIPLVVITGQVPRPAIGTDAFQETDIYGITLPIVKHSYVVRDPRDMARIVAEAFHIASTGRPGPVLIDIPKDVGLEEFDYVPVEPGSVKIPGYRPTVKGNPRQVNQAINLIRESHRPLMYVGGGAIASGAHAEIHELAELFQIPVTTTLMGKGAFDENHPLAVGMLGMHGTAYANFSVTECDLLIAIGARFDDRVTGKLDEFASRAKVIHIDIDPAEVGKNRAPEVPIVGDVRQVLMDILRRCHELGVSGESTQTKEWLKRIDRWREDYPLVVPQYPNVLSPQEVIAELGRQAPQAYFTTDVGQHQMWSAQFLKNGPRRWISSAGLGTMGFGMPAAMGAKVAVPDQEVICVAGDASIQMNIQELGTLAQYGIHVKTVIVNNGWQGMVRQWQEAFYDGNYSCSNMEVGMPDFVKLAEAYGVKGIMVCHRDELKDAIAQMLAHKGAVLMDVRVKRDENCYPMVAPGKSNAQMIGLPERKNLEKATELVYCTNCGAKNVASNNFCPECGTKI, from the coding sequence GTGTCTTCCCAAACCATGTCTCAAAGCATATCCAATAGTGGAGGAGAAATCTGCTCTACTCAGTCGGTAAGGCGTGCAACAGGAGCTTTTGCCCTGCTTGACAGTTTAAAGCGTCATGGTGTCAAGCATATTTTCGGTTACCCAGGTGGTGCAATTCTGCCCATCTACGATGAAGTTTACCGGACAGAAGCAGCCGGAGATATCCAGCATATCCTGGTCAGGCACGAGCAAGGAGCCGCTCATGCCGCTGATGGCTATGCCCGCGCTACTGGTAAAGTGGGAGTTTGTTTCGGGACTTCTGGCCCTGGCGCGACTAACTTGGTAACGGGTATTGCTACCGCTCACATGGATTCTATTCCTTTAGTGGTGATAACAGGCCAAGTTCCTCGTCCGGCGATCGGTACCGATGCCTTTCAGGAAACGGATATTTACGGGATCACGCTGCCGATCGTGAAGCACTCTTATGTGGTGCGCGATCCCAGAGACATGGCGCGAATCGTGGCAGAAGCGTTTCACATTGCTAGCACTGGTCGTCCTGGCCCAGTGTTGATCGACATTCCCAAGGATGTGGGATTAGAAGAATTTGATTATGTACCGGTGGAACCGGGTTCGGTTAAAATACCCGGTTATCGTCCGACTGTGAAAGGCAATCCCCGCCAAGTTAACCAAGCAATTAATTTGATTCGAGAAAGCCATCGCCCTTTAATGTACGTCGGTGGTGGCGCGATCGCATCCGGTGCTCACGCCGAAATTCACGAATTAGCAGAACTTTTCCAAATTCCCGTCACTACAACTTTGATGGGTAAGGGTGCTTTTGATGAAAATCACCCCCTAGCAGTGGGAATGTTGGGAATGCACGGCACAGCTTATGCTAACTTTTCGGTGACGGAGTGCGATTTGCTGATTGCTATAGGTGCGCGTTTTGACGACCGAGTAACTGGAAAGCTGGATGAATTTGCCTCCCGCGCTAAGGTGATCCACATCGATATTGACCCGGCAGAAGTAGGTAAAAATCGCGCCCCCGAAGTGCCAATTGTCGGTGATGTGCGGCAAGTGTTGATGGATATACTGCGCCGTTGTCATGAATTGGGAGTTTCTGGAGAATCAACTCAAACGAAGGAATGGTTGAAAAGGATCGATCGCTGGCGAGAAGATTATCCTTTAGTTGTGCCTCAATATCCCAATGTGCTGTCTCCTCAAGAAGTGATTGCCGAGTTGGGACGACAAGCGCCGCAAGCTTATTTCACCACTGATGTGGGACAACACCAAATGTGGTCAGCCCAATTCCTGAAAAATGGCCCCCGTCGCTGGATTTCCAGTGCTGGTTTAGGCACGATGGGTTTTGGAATGCCTGCCGCAATGGGTGCGAAAGTTGCAGTACCAGATCAAGAGGTAATCTGCGTAGCTGGCGACGCTAGTATCCAAATGAATATTCAAGAATTGGGTACTTTAGCACAATATGGCATCCATGTCAAGACCGTGATTGTGAATAACGGTTGGCAAGGCATGGTGCGCCAGTGGCAAGAAGCTTTCTATGATGGCAATTACTCTTGCTCTAACATGGAAGTGGGAATGCCCGACTTCGTGAAGCTGGCAGAAGCTTATGGAGTGAAGGGCATCATGGTTTGCCATCGGGATGAGTTGAAAGATGCGATCGCCCAAATGCTAGCCCACAAAGGTGCAGTTTTGATGGATGTTCGCGTGAAGCGAGATGAAAACTGCTATCCGATGGTAGCGCCCGGTAAGAGCAACGCCCAAATGATCGGTTTACCAGAACGAAAAAATTTGGAAAAAGCCACCGAGTTAGTTTACTGTACTAATTGCGGTGCGAAGAATGTTGCTAGCAATAATTTCTGTCCGGAATGCGGCACGAAAATTTAG
- a CDS encoding glycosyltransferase, which yields MVWYPHEPPRMLEDLRLSQLPNDSITSDVWKVHVYPKFTYDDVPSRVYEATMNALGMFDKLGNPDRIVANSYYVAQYLSQVYGRIVADVVYPGVVCANQIVELSPNVQFLTVGQLWPHKRVKMIIEALAMIPDARLVIVGDGPERQKLERIAVSLGIGDRVCFKQGLSEAQLKAEYNACRAVVFAAAREPFGIVPLEALAYGRPLIAVNEGGYTEVVDPQCAILVSPRPQELADKMNLLARDIDLARAMGEAGWRKAQQYSWNNSAHQLIKIIESTFNTYPQEYKQGDDETAALCPLLGVQYYCWYGDGSGNLHWNDNLEFGSVDDMPEIGFYSSLDGDALKYHFELMERHSIDFLVANLHIDSNGVNEHELAGLIRMFHVAELTRSQIRIAIQLCFYDPSHDGLERAIATIRDLSNSPHYFRFKSQPVMFLFWTGVWDGQRTEIDYLKAATDGFLRIACSLRLPSDTESLYLTFGLFDSWALFSPLEVASSENWQSVWAEAYRRSDCSNKGIRTVTVSPGYDDRHLTDIRRSNNRFRCVDRNQGKTLHSMTEFVLRQSVMPQLVLVSTFNEYHENSHIEPTKRYGSQYIEAIKDFGQALRTRWM from the coding sequence ATGGTCTGGTATCCGCACGAACCCCCGCGTATGCTGGAAGATTTGCGGCTGAGTCAGCTTCCCAATGACTCGATTACGTCTGATGTGTGGAAGGTTCACGTTTACCCGAAGTTCACCTACGATGATGTTCCATCGCGGGTTTACGAAGCAACGATGAACGCACTAGGAATGTTTGACAAGCTGGGCAATCCAGACCGCATAGTTGCGAACAGTTACTATGTTGCTCAGTATTTGTCACAGGTTTATGGACGAATCGTTGCAGACGTAGTTTACCCAGGTGTTGTATGTGCCAACCAGATCGTTGAGCTTTCGCCGAATGTTCAATTCCTCACCGTTGGTCAACTCTGGCCACACAAACGAGTGAAGATGATTATTGAGGCACTGGCGATGATACCGGATGCACGACTGGTGATTGTCGGAGATGGCCCTGAACGTCAGAAACTTGAACGAATAGCTGTTTCCCTGGGGATCGGAGATCGCGTTTGTTTCAAGCAGGGACTATCTGAAGCACAGTTGAAAGCGGAGTACAATGCCTGTCGTGCAGTTGTTTTCGCGGCAGCACGCGAACCATTCGGCATTGTTCCTCTAGAAGCATTGGCTTATGGCCGTCCCTTGATTGCGGTGAATGAAGGAGGATATACAGAGGTTGTCGATCCTCAATGTGCGATACTGGTGTCGCCGCGTCCTCAAGAACTGGCTGATAAAATGAACCTGCTGGCGCGTGATATTGATTTAGCTAGAGCGATGGGTGAAGCTGGTTGGAGAAAAGCCCAGCAATATAGCTGGAATAACTCGGCGCATCAGCTAATTAAAATTATTGAGTCTACGTTTAATACTTATCCACAGGAATACAAGCAGGGGGATGATGAAACTGCGGCACTTTGTCCGCTGCTCGGAGTCCAATATTATTGCTGGTATGGAGATGGATCTGGCAATCTTCATTGGAACGACAATTTGGAATTCGGATCTGTTGATGATATGCCCGAAATCGGGTTTTATTCGTCGCTAGATGGTGATGCCCTGAAATATCATTTTGAATTGATGGAGCGCCATAGCATAGACTTTCTGGTTGCCAACCTGCATATTGATTCAAACGGTGTGAACGAGCATGAGTTGGCTGGACTGATTCGGATGTTTCATGTTGCGGAACTAACCAGATCCCAAATCCGTATTGCAATTCAACTGTGTTTCTACGATCCTTCCCATGATGGATTAGAGCGGGCGATCGCCACCATCAGGGATCTGTCAAACTCACCGCACTATTTCAGGTTCAAATCCCAACCAGTGATGTTCTTATTCTGGACTGGCGTTTGGGACGGACAACGAACTGAAATCGACTATTTGAAAGCAGCGACTGATGGATTTTTGCGAATTGCTTGTAGTTTGAGGTTGCCTTCAGATACGGAATCTTTGTATCTCACCTTTGGGCTATTTGATTCGTGGGCACTTTTTTCACCTCTGGAAGTAGCATCGTCTGAGAATTGGCAGAGTGTTTGGGCAGAGGCATATCGGCGATCGGATTGTAGCAACAAGGGAATTAGAACGGTAACAGTCAGCCCAGGTTATGACGATCGCCATCTAACCGATATTCGCAGGAGCAACAATCGATTTCGTTGTGTTGACCGAAATCAGGGAAAAACTCTCCATAGCATGACAGAGTTTGTGCTTCGTCAATCTGTGATGCCTCAGCTGGTGCTTGTATCGACATTTAATGAATACCATGAAAACAGCCATATCGAGCCAACTAAAAGGTATGGATCGCAATATATAGAAGCAATCAAAGATTTTGGACAAGCTTTGCGAACAAGATGGATGTGA
- a CDS encoding DUF1350 family protein, translating to MDILFKFEQVGASQITIHPNPQGIEQFLGGYRFASFPALLHHYLLQHIFEQSYTIITLPFSLSSNHWEGAATLYNEHQTL from the coding sequence ATGGATATACTATTCAAATTCGAGCAAGTGGGGGCAAGCCAGATTACTATTCATCCAAATCCCCAAGGAATCGAGCAATTTCTTGGAGGCTATAGATTTGCAAGTTTCCCGGCTTTGCTTCATCACTACTTACTGCAACATATTTTTGAACAAAGTTATACAATTATCACCTTACCTTTTTCTTTAAGCTCGAATCATTGGGAAGGAGCGGCAACGCTTTATAACGAGCATCAGACTTTGTGA